A region of the Helicobacter sp. MIT 05-5293 genome:
ATGCGCTCATCGCTCTTGATTGCATTTAAAAAGTCATTTTTATCCATTTAAGCCTCCTTTTTTAAAGCTCTAAGTTGGCTAAAGCGTCATTTTGCTTTGGTTTTGCATAGGTGGGGTAATGGAGCTTGCGTGTAAGGCTTTTATGCGCACACATTATCCCACTCCACCCACGATTAATACACAAATCCACGCATTCCCTTAGGTCTGCACCGACATTTTTTAAGCTCAAAAAGTCCTTTGTGATGCTTATCATCGTGCTTTTGGCTACAAAACCTTTTTCCTTGCGATAGCTTATAAAGTCATAGTAAGCTTGTTTTTCCTGCGTATTGAGGTGAGAGAGCATTTCATCTTGCGTGAGCTTTTGGGACTTTGGCTTTTTAGTATCGCTAAATTGCCTAAAAGATTCCATAACGACAAAAAGCAATCTTTTGCTATAGTCTTTGTTATTTATAATATTATTATTTATTATGTCCTCATTTTTTCCGCATACGGGTTTTTTGTTAAACGGATAAGATTGGCTGTGCTCTTGTATTTCTTGGATATTTTCTATCTCTAGGTTTTGGCAAGAATAGCTAAAATTATGCGTAAATTTGCCTTGAGAATCTAGCTCTTGTTTGAAGGTGATAATGTTCGCATTGACTAGCTCGTTTCTGTATTTTCTCGCAGTATTTTCAGAGATATTAAGGAGCTTTGCCAAATGCGCAATATTAAGATTCCACTCTTTAGGGAAACTTAGTATCAAAGTATAGAGCATTCTCGCTCCGATACTAAGGCTAGAATCCTTTATGACATCGTTTGGAACGATAGTAAAATTTTGGGTGATTTTTGTT
Encoded here:
- a CDS encoding helix-turn-helix domain-containing protein produces the protein MIHKTKITQNFTIVPNDVIKDSSLSIGARMLYTLILSFPKEWNLNIAHLAKLLNISENTARKYRNELVNANIITFKQELDSQGKFTHNFSYSCQNLEIENIQEIQEHSQSYPFNKKPVCGKNEDIINNNIINNKDYSKRLLFVVMESFRQFSDTKKPKSQKLTQDEMLSHLNTQEKQAYYDFISYRKEKGFVAKSTMISITKDFLSLKNVGADLRECVDLCINRGWSGIMCAHKSLTRKLHYPTYAKPKQNDALANLEL